A portion of the Callithrix jacchus isolate 240 chromosome 13, calJac240_pri, whole genome shotgun sequence genome contains these proteins:
- the LOC144578948 gene encoding uncharacterized protein LOC144578948, with the protein MCDLAAVATTMVSTCPCGLFSWPASPHSSCACACPTSPTGFPSSLVPSARSWALFSIELEFHPELERPTAGPASSCLEAPLKEETRATPLRTRGTREDPSSKPKVSTLTASATSAGRILKTAVRAEEPEEQMEVDDQGLGVLSAHSQPCRRCPSLWEA; encoded by the exons atgtgt GATCTGGCAGCGGTGGCAACCACGATGGTCTCCACTTGTCCATGTGGACTTTTCAGCTGGCCGGCTTCACCCCACAGCTCCTGCGCATGTGCTTGCCCGACGAGCCCTACAGGGTTCCCGAGTTCTCTTGTGCCCTCCGCGAGGTCTTGGGCCTTATTTTCCATCGAGCTCGAATTTCACCCTGAACTCGAGCGCCCTACTGCGGGACCTGCCTCCTCTTGCCTGGAGGCCCCCCTCAAGGAAGAAACCCGTGCTACGCCACTTCGCACGCGAGGGACCCGTGAAGATCCCTCCTCTAAGCCTAAAGTTTCCACTCTGACTGCCTCCGCTACAAGTGCCGGCCGGATCCTGAAGACGGCGGTGAGAGCAGAAGAGCCTGAAGAACAGATGGAGGTGGACGATCAG GGTCTTGGAGTGCTCAGCGCACACAGCCAGCCCTGCAGGAGGTGTCCTTCCCTTTGGGAAGCCTGA
- the LOC144578949 gene encoding protein Dr1-like: protein MASSSGNDDDLTILRAAINKMIRETLPNVRVANDAGELVVNCCTEFIHLISSEANENCNKSEKTISPEHVIQALESLGFGSYISEVKEVLQECKTAALKRRKAGSRLENLGIPEEELLRQQQELFAKARQQQAELAQQEWLQMQQAQLAAACCSS, encoded by the coding sequence ATGGCTTCCTCGTCTGGCAACGATGATGATCTCACTATCCTCAGAGCTGCTATCAATAAAATGATCAGAGAGACTCTTCCTAATGTCCGAGTGGCCAACGATGCTGGAGAGCTGGTGGTGAACTGCTGCACTGAATTCATTCACCTTATATCTTCTGAAGCCAATGAGAATTGTAACAAATCGGAAAAGACCATCTCACCAGAGCATGTCATACAAGCACTAGAAAGTTTGGGATTTGGCTCTTATATCAGTGAAGTAAAAGAAGTCTTGCAAGAGtgtaaaacagcagcattaaaaagaagaaaggccgGTTCTCGTTTGGAAAACCTTGGCATTCCTGAAGAAGAGTTACTGAGACAGCAACAAGAATTATTTGCAAAAGCTAGACAGCAACAAGCAGAATTGGCCCAACAGGAATGGCTTCAAATGCAGCAAGCCCAGCTTGCTGCTGCATGTTGTAGttcatag